Proteins found in one Nocardia brasiliensis ATCC 700358 genomic segment:
- a CDS encoding PLDc N-terminal domain-containing protein, whose amino-acid sequence MPYAIVGLLTLALWVYCLIDIITCPDAGIRHLPKMGWLIVVILLPTVGALLWLFAGRPVQEGRPRSTTAYAEYDRPGRHVAQDAADDEAFLRGLRERAEQQRAEARRQEAARQNDLDRRREQGEQP is encoded by the coding sequence ATGCCCTACGCGATCGTTGGCCTACTCACGTTGGCACTGTGGGTCTACTGCCTGATCGACATCATCACCTGCCCGGACGCGGGCATCCGTCACCTGCCCAAGATGGGCTGGCTGATCGTCGTCATCCTCCTCCCCACCGTCGGTGCGCTGCTCTGGCTCTTCGCCGGCCGCCCCGTGCAAGAGGGCCGTCCGCGCTCTACCACCGCGTACGCCGAATACGACCGCCCAGGCCGCCACGTCGCCCAGGACGCCGCCGACGACGAAGCCTTCCTGCGCGGCCTGCGCGAGCGCGCCGAACAGCAGCGCGCCGAGGCCCGCCGCCAAGAAGCGGCACGCCAGAACGACCTGGACCGCCGCCGCGAACAGGGCGAACAGCCTTGA